In Panthera tigris isolate Pti1 chromosome C1, P.tigris_Pti1_mat1.1, whole genome shotgun sequence, the following proteins share a genomic window:
- the PPCS gene encoding phosphopantothenate--cysteine ligase isoform X1: MAEVDLVAEFPKPAGAARYAEVMARFAARLGAQGRRVVLITSGGTKVPLEARPVRFLDNFSSGRRGATSAEAFLAAGYGVLFLYRARSAFPFAHRFPPQTWLSALRPSGSTPSGLLSLEAEENALPGFAAALRSYQEAAAAGTFLAVEFSTLADYLHLLQAAAQALNPLGSSAMFYLAAAVSDFYVPVSEMPEHKIQSSGGPLQITMKMVPKMLSPLVKDWAPKAFIISFKLETDPSIILDRARNALEVYRHQVVIANSIESRRSFVVILTKDSETKILLSEEEVEKGVDIEDKIVDDLHSRHTAFIHDKN, translated from the exons ATGGCGGAAGTGGACCTGGTCGCCGAGTTCCCCAAGCCTGCGGGAGCTGCGCGCTACGCCGAGGTTATGGCTCGCTTCGCCGCCAGGCTGGGCGCGCAGGGCCGGCGGGTGGTGTTGATCACGTCCGGCGGCACCAAGGTCCCCCTGGAAGCCCGACCAGTGCGCTTCCTGGACAACTTCAGCAGCGGGCGGCGCGGTGCCACCTCGGCCGAGGCCTTCCTGGCCGCGGGCTACGGGGTCCTGTTCCTGTACCGCGCTCGCTCCGCCTTCCCTTTTGCCCACCGCTTCCCGCCCCAGACCTGGTTGTCGGCGTTGCGGCCCAGCGGCTCAACCCCTTCGGGCTTGCTGAGCCTGGAGGCCGAGGAGAATGCACTTCCGGGCTTCGCGGCCGCTCTGCGGAGCTACCAGGAGGCTGCGGCTGCCGGCACCTTCCTTGCCGTGGAGTTCTCCACTTTGGCGGACTATTTGCATCTGCTGCAGGCTGCGGCCCAGGCGCTCAATCCGCTGG GCTCTTCTGCGATGTTTTACCTGGCTGCGGCCGTGTCAGATTTCTATGTTCCTGTCTCAGAAATGCCTGAACACAAGATCCAGTCATCTGGGGGCCCACTGCAG ATAACCATGAAGATGGTGCCAAAAATGCTTTCTCCTTTGGTTAAAGACTGGGCTCCCAAAGcatttataatttcctttaagTTGGAGACTGACCCTTCCATCATACTTGATCGTGCACGGAATGCTTTGGAAGTTTATCGACATCAAGTGGTGATAGCTAATAGCATTGAGTCACGACGGTCCTTTGTGGTTATTCTAACCAAAGACTCAGAAACCAAGATATTGCTATCAGAGGAAGAAGTAGAGAAAGGTGTAGATATAGAAGACAAGATAGTGGATGATCTTCATTCTCGACACACGGCTTTTATACATGACAAAAACTGA
- the PPCS gene encoding phosphopantothenate--cysteine ligase isoform X2, with protein MSREYTRQSREGHYRLKFGNEQCELKFFGKAGEQGEWGAGQGVGRLKRAYFAEDFVFPLKELYPVELRKTSRRMRQKFLFEKNILASIGKITMKMVPKMLSPLVKDWAPKAFIISFKLETDPSIILDRARNALEVYRHQVVIANSIESRRSFVVILTKDSETKILLSEEEVEKGVDIEDKIVDDLHSRHTAFIHDKN; from the exons ATGAGTAGAGAGTATACCAGACAAAGTAGGGAAGGTCATTACAGATTGAAGTTTGGAAATGAGCAGTGTGAACTGAAATTCTTTGGTAAGGCTGGAGAGCAGGGAGAgtggggagctgggcagggggtggggagactgaAGAGAGCTTACTTCGCAGAAGATTTTGTATTCCCTCTTAAGGAACTTTATCCTGTGGAGCTAAGGAAAACAAGTAGGAGAATGAGACAAAAATTCTTGTTTGAAAAGAACATTCTGGCATCAATAGGAAAG ATAACCATGAAGATGGTGCCAAAAATGCTTTCTCCTTTGGTTAAAGACTGGGCTCCCAAAGcatttataatttcctttaagTTGGAGACTGACCCTTCCATCATACTTGATCGTGCACGGAATGCTTTGGAAGTTTATCGACATCAAGTGGTGATAGCTAATAGCATTGAGTCACGACGGTCCTTTGTGGTTATTCTAACCAAAGACTCAGAAACCAAGATATTGCTATCAGAGGAAGAAGTAGAGAAAGGTGTAGATATAGAAGACAAGATAGTGGATGATCTTCATTCTCGACACACGGCTTTTATACATGACAAAAACTGA
- the PPCS gene encoding phosphopantothenate--cysteine ligase isoform X4, giving the protein MKMVPKMLSPLVKDWAPKAFIISFKLETDPSIILDRARNALEVYRHQVVIANSIESRRSFVVILTKDSETKILLSEEEVEKGVDIEDKIVDDLHSRHTAFIHDKN; this is encoded by the coding sequence ATGAAGATGGTGCCAAAAATGCTTTCTCCTTTGGTTAAAGACTGGGCTCCCAAAGcatttataatttcctttaagTTGGAGACTGACCCTTCCATCATACTTGATCGTGCACGGAATGCTTTGGAAGTTTATCGACATCAAGTGGTGATAGCTAATAGCATTGAGTCACGACGGTCCTTTGTGGTTATTCTAACCAAAGACTCAGAAACCAAGATATTGCTATCAGAGGAAGAAGTAGAGAAAGGTGTAGATATAGAAGACAAGATAGTGGATGATCTTCATTCTCGACACACGGCTTTTATACATGACAAAAACTGA
- the PPCS gene encoding phosphopantothenate--cysteine ligase isoform X3, whose translation MFYLAAAVSDFYVPVSEMPEHKIQSSGGPLQITMKMVPKMLSPLVKDWAPKAFIISFKLETDPSIILDRARNALEVYRHQVVIANSIESRRSFVVILTKDSETKILLSEEEVEKGVDIEDKIVDDLHSRHTAFIHDKN comes from the exons ATGTTTTACCTGGCTGCGGCCGTGTCAGATTTCTATGTTCCTGTCTCAGAAATGCCTGAACACAAGATCCAGTCATCTGGGGGCCCACTGCAG ATAACCATGAAGATGGTGCCAAAAATGCTTTCTCCTTTGGTTAAAGACTGGGCTCCCAAAGcatttataatttcctttaagTTGGAGACTGACCCTTCCATCATACTTGATCGTGCACGGAATGCTTTGGAAGTTTATCGACATCAAGTGGTGATAGCTAATAGCATTGAGTCACGACGGTCCTTTGTGGTTATTCTAACCAAAGACTCAGAAACCAAGATATTGCTATCAGAGGAAGAAGTAGAGAAAGGTGTAGATATAGAAGACAAGATAGTGGATGATCTTCATTCTCGACACACGGCTTTTATACATGACAAAAACTGA